From the Pongo pygmaeus isolate AG05252 chromosome X, NHGRI_mPonPyg2-v2.0_pri, whole genome shotgun sequence genome, one window contains:
- the HMGB3 gene encoding high mobility group protein B3 isoform X1 translates to MIPAAAPNGRPRLLNMHEARSQWPGEEVVLNGRARWPIRRLSWRQLARGWGALSRASCPALPRLANNTVRMAKGDPKKPKGKMSAYAFFVQTCREEHKKKNPEVPVNFAEFSKKCSERWKTMSGKEKSKFDEMAKADKVRYDREMKDYGPAKGGKKKKDPNAPKRPPSGFFLFCSEFRPKIKSTNPGISIGDVAKKLGEMWNNLNDSEKQPYITKAAKLKEKYEKDVADYKSKGKFDGAKGPAKVARKKVEEEDEEEEEEEEEEEEEEDE, encoded by the exons ATGATCCCAGCAGCCGCGCCCAATGGGCGTCCACGCCTGCTTAATATGCATGAGGCCCGCAGCCAATGGCCAGGCGAGGAGGTTGTTTTAAACGGCAGAGCCCGCTGGCCAATCAGGCGGCTCTCGTGGAGGCAGCTAGCGCGAGGCTGGGGAGCGCTGAGCCGCGCGTCGTGCCCTGCGCTGCCCAGACTAGCGAACAATACAG TCAGGATGGCTAAAGGTGACCCCAAGAAACCAAAGGGCAAGATGTCCGCTTATGCCTTCTTTGTGCAGACGTGCAGAGAAGAACATAAGAAGAAAAACCCAGAGGTCCCTGTCAATTTTGCGGAATTTTCCAAGAAGTGCTCTGAGAGGTGgaag ACGATGTCCgggaaagaaaaatctaaatttgATGAAATGGCAAAGGCAGATAAAGTGCGCTATGATCGGGAAATGAAGGATTATGGACCAGCTAAGGGAGGCAAGAAGAAGAAGGATCCTAATGCTCCCAAAAGGCCACC GTCTGGATTCTTCCTGTTCTGTTCGGAATTCCGCCCCAAGATCAAATCCACAAACCCCGGCATCTCTATTGGAGACGTGGCAAAAAAGCTGGGTGAGATGTGGAATAATTTAAATGACAGTGAAAAGCAGCCTTACATCACTAAGGCGGCAAAGCTGAAGGAGAAATATGAGAAG GATGTTGCCGACTATAAGTCGAAAGGAAAGTTTGATGGTGCAAAGGGTCCTGCTAAAGTTGCCCGGAAAAAGgtggaagaggaagatgaagaagaggaggaggaagaagaggaggaggaggaggaggaggatgaataa
- the HMGB3 gene encoding high mobility group protein B3 isoform X2 has translation MTAADFRGTFFHQEAFDKMEVRMAKGDPKKPKGKMSAYAFFVQTCREEHKKKNPEVPVNFAEFSKKCSERWKTMSGKEKSKFDEMAKADKVRYDREMKDYGPAKGGKKKKDPNAPKRPPSGFFLFCSEFRPKIKSTNPGISIGDVAKKLGEMWNNLNDSEKQPYITKAAKLKEKYEKDVADYKSKGKFDGAKGPAKVARKKVEEEDEEEEEEEEEEEEEEDE, from the exons ATGACAGCGGCGGATTTCAGGGGCACTTTCTTTCATCAGGAGGCTTTTGACAAAATGGAAG TCAGGATGGCTAAAGGTGACCCCAAGAAACCAAAGGGCAAGATGTCCGCTTATGCCTTCTTTGTGCAGACGTGCAGAGAAGAACATAAGAAGAAAAACCCAGAGGTCCCTGTCAATTTTGCGGAATTTTCCAAGAAGTGCTCTGAGAGGTGgaag ACGATGTCCgggaaagaaaaatctaaatttgATGAAATGGCAAAGGCAGATAAAGTGCGCTATGATCGGGAAATGAAGGATTATGGACCAGCTAAGGGAGGCAAGAAGAAGAAGGATCCTAATGCTCCCAAAAGGCCACC GTCTGGATTCTTCCTGTTCTGTTCGGAATTCCGCCCCAAGATCAAATCCACAAACCCCGGCATCTCTATTGGAGACGTGGCAAAAAAGCTGGGTGAGATGTGGAATAATTTAAATGACAGTGAAAAGCAGCCTTACATCACTAAGGCGGCAAAGCTGAAGGAGAAATATGAGAAG GATGTTGCCGACTATAAGTCGAAAGGAAAGTTTGATGGTGCAAAGGGTCCTGCTAAAGTTGCCCGGAAAAAGgtggaagaggaagatgaagaagaggaggaggaagaagaggaggaggaggaggaggaggatgaataa
- the HMGB3 gene encoding high mobility group protein B3 isoform X3, giving the protein MAKGDPKKPKGKMSAYAFFVQTCREEHKKKNPEVPVNFAEFSKKCSERWKTMSGKEKSKFDEMAKADKVRYDREMKDYGPAKGGKKKKDPNAPKRPPSGFFLFCSEFRPKIKSTNPGISIGDVAKKLGEMWNNLNDSEKQPYITKAAKLKEKYEKDVADYKSKGKFDGAKGPAKVARKKVEEEDEEEEEEEEEEEEEEDE; this is encoded by the exons ATGGCTAAAGGTGACCCCAAGAAACCAAAGGGCAAGATGTCCGCTTATGCCTTCTTTGTGCAGACGTGCAGAGAAGAACATAAGAAGAAAAACCCAGAGGTCCCTGTCAATTTTGCGGAATTTTCCAAGAAGTGCTCTGAGAGGTGgaag ACGATGTCCgggaaagaaaaatctaaatttgATGAAATGGCAAAGGCAGATAAAGTGCGCTATGATCGGGAAATGAAGGATTATGGACCAGCTAAGGGAGGCAAGAAGAAGAAGGATCCTAATGCTCCCAAAAGGCCACC GTCTGGATTCTTCCTGTTCTGTTCGGAATTCCGCCCCAAGATCAAATCCACAAACCCCGGCATCTCTATTGGAGACGTGGCAAAAAAGCTGGGTGAGATGTGGAATAATTTAAATGACAGTGAAAAGCAGCCTTACATCACTAAGGCGGCAAAGCTGAAGGAGAAATATGAGAAG GATGTTGCCGACTATAAGTCGAAAGGAAAGTTTGATGGTGCAAAGGGTCCTGCTAAAGTTGCCCGGAAAAAGgtggaagaggaagatgaagaagaggaggaggaagaagaggaggaggaggaggaggaggatgaataa